The DNA window GTAATCTGGCTAACGCATGGCCATTTACCTTGCAGTGCGCATGCAAGTCCACCTGCTATTTGGGCAAATAAAATTGCAACACCTGGGCCTAAAGCTTGAGATAGAAGTCAGCAATTAATCtcgctttttttttattctagtgcGTACTAGCAACATATGCAGGCATTGCTGCCATTGTCCTGTTTTTCAAACTGAAGCCCAAGAAGCAGACCCCAGCAATTACTGCAAAATAATTCATGGTAAGATGCAATACTGtgacattttaattttcaaattgGAACTTTTTACAAATGGTATTTTGCAATTACCAGATCTTTTCAATTGCAATAAAAAGCCTATCTATGTATAATACCACTTAAGTTACTTgactttctgtgtttttttaggTTCCAGTTGTTCTGTTATGGAGAGTGAGTCACGTTTTGTTTGCATCATCAACGCTGCAGCTGAATTCTTAAGTTAtcaatgttgaaaaaataaagaaaatgaaactcaAATAtagaaactttgtttttatttacatgatataaaactatatataaaaaactgtaCACACAGACATTGGCAGTGATTTTAGTCAGTGAAAGTCACACCATTAATGAGAAATTCAAGGGAGACTGTTTGGCCACTATTGGTTCTTGGTTGAGTTTAACCCTTCAATAACAAGGCAGTCACACACACTATGATGCCAGATAAATTAAGTAAAAACAATTCCACAAGTGATGTCAACAACACTGAATTTAATCATCATCTCAGCACAGGGGCCTATTTTATAGTGTAACTTGGCTGTGAAGAGCCAATGGGTCAGTTAGTTTTCTCATTTCCTTCACTGAGACATTTGGGCTTGCACTGCAAATATATTCATgggtgtaaagaaaaaaaaaaattactgtttcTTTAGAAAAAGGAAAATGCACTCTAGCATTTTCTTCCTCTTGATGGAACACTGCACTTCAAGGCTAAATGGTTATCAACCACTTCCACACTCTCATAGTAAAAGTCCCAGGCCTCCTATGTTCTGTAGTTGAACATTAATGTGCAATGCACAGACTGGTTCATCAGACCACCTGATGCCAATTCCTAGGGGTTATATGCCCCTGCACCAAGCAGCAAGTTTCTGCGTGTGAAATGAAGGTGTATGACTGGAGTGGATTTGGTCATGTATGACCCCAGTAACAGCTCCTGAGAGTTTTCTGGAAGAGTAATGTGTCCAGTTGCTGCAGTGAAATCATCTGTCTCTATATCATCAAAAGCTTTTACTGCGTCCCATAGTCGAACAGTGTTATCCATGGAGCCTGTCGTGAAACAAATTcgaaaaataaagatataaaaatatCAACTTAATGCATCATGAGTAAGCTTTACAGTGCCTAATTTTTCAAAAATACACAACACATTGACAGAATAAGTTggtattatttgtaaaatatttctaGCCACTATTAtaccaataataaaaaatgcattctgGCTGACCTGATGCCAGAATCTCTCCATCTCTGCTGAATTTAAGCGCATAAACCGTATCAGTGTGGCCTTTGAGTTCACCGATCATCAATCCATGTCCGATATCCCAGAGTAGGACTCGTCCATCTGTTGCGCCGGATGCCAGAAATTTCCCATTTGGAGAGAATGCCAGACAGTGGATTGGGCCCTAGGAACAAACACATGGGTTGACATAGTCAGACActgtattgtgtttaattaaataattgcatgCCAAATACAGGCTTCTTGATCTCAACGAAGCAAGTATTTTCTGTTCGTCCCTTTACCTTATGCCCTGTGAAGATACGGACGCAGTTTCCATTCAGTACATCCCAGAGTCGGATGGTCCTGTCAGCCGAGCCTGTGGCTACGTAGTTGGAGTTGGGGTGGAATCGGGTGCAGGTGACATCAGCAAGGTGGCCAGAAAACATCCGTAAAGGCTGGTAATGATCTGTTGCCCAGAGACTTTTAAAAAGACACATCACAAGCATCACTGGAGAAGGGCAGCAATACAAGAACAATCCCAttaaataaaagggttaaatCGCCAAGAGGAACCTGAACAGGCTGCCACAGGAAGGAAATGTACAAAGTATTACAGCAGCTTTTACAGCGGAAGAGTTTCTTACCGAGCAACTCTGTCGTGTCCTCCCGATATGAAATAGTACCCATAGGGGGAAAACTGGGTGTCCCACACGGGGTAGTTGTGTCCTTTGTACCCCACTAGACACGTGAAGGTCTGAAGACTCCAAAGCCTAACTGTGGCATCCTCTGAGCATGACAAAAGGTAGTTCCTAAAGTATAGACATGTACAAATTAGCACCATTTGGGTATAATACACCTATATCCTACAGAAATGAATCAGTGTCTCAATTAGTAAAATGAGATTTAATAGTTTACCCACTTAAGTTACTGTTTGTCGCTGTAATATAAAAcgctaaaaaaaatattattttttttataaaaaaatattaagaacaaAGATAGTTAGTGAGTAAATTACTATATACATTTGCTCAGCTAGCAATATACAGACAAACCTGCACAGAAGACCACCTCTCCATAAAGCAACTTTTAGATGATTCTTTGCACAGTCGCTGTGAGCAGGCTTGACCACGTCTGCATCCTGTACGTCAGCCTTGTCCTTACCTGTCTGGACTAAAGCTGATCCCATAGACTGGTCCACTGTGCCCATACAAGTTCTTGGACTCACTGGCAGTTTTTTCATCCATAATCCTCTCCAGAACATCGTCAGAATCTTTATCAATCAGGCTCAGATCTTAAACAATCACAAAGAGATGGGAGGTTCAAGAACAATTTAGCTACATCCCTCTCTAACTGCACCAAACATACCGCAAAGATTATTGCTGGACAGAACAATTAGTTGACCGTATTAACAAGCAATCAGGCATCAATGGAGTTGAACTTAAAAGTGCAGCGCACCACACACATTAAACTAGTTAAATTGCTTGTATTATATTTTGCTTCCCTGAGCAACAATGGCACATGTTGACAATTCGTTGCAGAAACATGCCTGTTTTGTTCGTGAAGTGATAGGAAGTCTTTAGTCTGGATCTGAAACTACTGTTgtagaatgtaaacaaactggatccCAGTCTCATGGAActttaacacagtataaacatgAACAGAACTGGAGCAGGTCACTGCACCCTAAAGATGGTGGTGTCAAAATGGAGATTTAAAATGTGCAGGTTACAGCGTGACAAGACAAGTTCCTCAGTGTATATCCCCTCTTCAGTCAGCGTTTACCTCCTGCAGTCTTCACACCCCGCAGTTTCTTTGGGGTGACACTCCACACTCGCACTGTCGAATCTGCAAAACCTCCAGCAACCAGACTGGAATCATCCGTAAAATCAACTGCTGTTaaaccctaaaaaaacaaaatcgcACATATTCTAACACCAACTCATCCATGTGTCTCATCACTGTGAGTGGACACAATCCgctggttttattttgtacttattaaaaGTGAAAAGCAGTCAAACACATTTGAATACATAAACGCTTCTTTTCCACCTCTTTAGGTGCTTCCCAAATGAAGACAATGTTATTTGAATACTGCAGCCCGGTAAAGCAAGAATACCCCTCTTACCTGGTAGGCATTGAGAAAGGTGTAGAAGCAAATGGACGGCAAGCTCTCTGGACCCAGACGCACCCGTTTGGTGGCTTCTttcatattcattattttatccAGCTTGTCTGAATCTTTCAGCTCTGGAAGAGGAATTCTAAaggaaaatgtaatgtaaatttaGGTGAAACCTGAAAAGAGGTGTGTCTGGTCAGCAGAAGGCTTggctcagctcagctcacctGCTTTGCTGTGGAGCGTTAGGGTCCTGTTTTTTGCTCTTTGATCCTGTGCTGTCCTTTTTGGGCTTCTTCTTTTTGGGTTTTCCTTCCTCATTTTCAGCCTCTTCATCCTCATCATCCAGGGGCACCTCGATTTCCGGTTCCTTCAGCAACCCATA is part of the Polyodon spathula isolate WHYD16114869_AA chromosome 13, ASM1765450v1, whole genome shotgun sequence genome and encodes:
- the LOC121325737 gene encoding transcription initiation factor TFIID subunit 5-like, with the translated sequence MAAVQDGSIKPEPENEIKIETANEVPGNPGDASGGVPPTAPVATEKPAAAATDSTERQTLLAVLQFLRKSKLFESEEILRREAGLLNETGDSQGAGAGGAGLGGGGGADPESGDASSLLSRVAGAVAVAESPNATPAPAKVTPVVTGGEDQPDVNVVLAAYSQQGDPVLYPVYYSGLKRFIDSVLDCHRAELSQVFYPLFVHMYLELVYNQYEKEAKAFFDKFHGDQECYYKDDLRILSGLTKKEHMKGNETLLDFRTSKFVLRISRDSYQLLKRHLQERQNNQIWNIIQEHLYIDIFDGMPRSKGQIDSMSGSLAGEAKREANKAKVFYGLLKEPEIEVPLDDEDEEAENEEGKPKKKKPKKDSTGSKSKKQDPNAPQQSRIPLPELKDSDKLDKIMNMKEATKRVRLGPESLPSICFYTFLNAYQGLTAVDFTDDSSLVAGGFADSTVRVWSVTPKKLRGVKTAGDLSLIDKDSDDVLERIMDEKTASESKNLYGHSGPVYGISFSPDRNYLLSCSEDATVRLWSLQTFTCLVGYKGHNYPVWDTQFSPYGYYFISGGHDRVARLWATDHYQPLRMFSGHLADVTCTRFHPNSNYVATGSADRTIRLWDVLNGNCVRIFTGHKGPIHCLAFSPNGKFLASGATDGRVLLWDIGHGLMIGELKGHTDTVYALKFSRDGEILASGSMDNTVRLWDAVKAFDDIETDDFTAATGHITLPENSQELLLGSYMTKSTPVIHLHFTRRNLLLGAGAYNP